One segment of Trichlorobacter ammonificans DNA contains the following:
- a CDS encoding RluA family pseudouridine synthase, translating to MHDEPTHHLLIPPEATGQRLDAFLAATLPDQSRSAVQRLVEEGRVLVEGQTPRVSLKLRGGERVEVTVPPPVAALPRPEAIPLTVIYEDHALIVIDKPAGMTVHPGAGVDTGTLVNALLAHCDDLSGIGGELRPGIVHRLDKGTSGLLVAAKNDTAHRGLANQFAEHSVKRLYWALVYGSPKTDTGRISGIIGRHPTERLRLSGSARHGKQAVTNWRVLERFGPASLVQLRLETGRTHQIRVHLTEAGMPLLGDPLYPDGGRCNNLKDSRLQGMIRALGRQALHARVLGFVHPVSEQFLEFTSEPPPDFGELLEYLRGTGTKPS from the coding sequence ATGCACGACGAACCGACCCATCACCTGCTGATACCGCCGGAAGCGACCGGACAACGGCTGGACGCATTTCTGGCAGCGACACTGCCGGACCAGAGCCGCTCCGCGGTGCAGCGCCTGGTGGAGGAGGGGCGGGTATTGGTGGAGGGGCAGACGCCACGGGTCTCCCTGAAATTGCGCGGGGGGGAGAGGGTGGAGGTGACGGTGCCGCCGCCGGTTGCCGCACTGCCCCGGCCGGAGGCTATTCCGCTGACCGTGATCTACGAGGACCACGCCCTGATCGTCATCGACAAGCCGGCAGGCATGACCGTTCATCCCGGCGCCGGTGTCGATACCGGCACCCTGGTCAATGCCCTGCTGGCCCATTGCGACGATCTTTCCGGCATCGGCGGCGAACTTCGCCCCGGTATCGTCCACCGCCTGGACAAGGGGACCTCCGGCCTGCTGGTGGCGGCCAAGAACGACACCGCCCACCGGGGACTGGCCAACCAGTTTGCCGAACACAGCGTCAAGCGGCTCTACTGGGCTCTGGTCTACGGCTCCCCGAAAACCGACACCGGAAGAATCAGCGGCATCATCGGCCGGCACCCCACGGAACGGCTGCGACTTTCGGGATCGGCCCGCCACGGCAAGCAGGCGGTCACCAACTGGCGGGTGCTGGAACGGTTCGGCCCGGCCAGCCTGGTGCAACTGCGCCTGGAGACCGGCCGCACCCACCAGATCCGGGTACACCTCACCGAAGCCGGCATGCCGCTACTGGGAGACCCGCTCTACCCCGACGGTGGCAGGTGCAACAACCTGAAGGACAGCCGCCTGCAGGGGATGATCCGCGCCCTGGGGCGCCAGGCGCTGCATGCCAGGGTATTGGGATTTGTTCATCCGGTCAGCGAACAGTTTCTCGAATTCACCAGCGAGCCGCCCCCTGATTTCGGGGAGCTTCTGGAGTATCTGCGCGGAACGGGAACGAAGCCGTCATGA
- a CDS encoding trypsin-like peptidase domain-containing protein, whose product MLRLTIASRNVCVLGLLLLALSACSSSKDEPILFSSKRPAAEAEPPVKEVPADILAAQRAFSAVAKNVMPVVVNISTLSRKKMVRPFYDLPPFFEEFFGGPQTRQDRSLGSGFIISRDGYIVTNDHVVRDAEQIRVKLSNDKVYDARIVGGDPKTDIAVIKIDAADLPTAVLADSDRLEVGQWAIAIGNPFGLERSMTVGIISATGRSNVGIESIENFIQTDASINPGNSGGPLLNIHGEVIGINTAIVAAGQGIGFAIPTNMAKPIVAQLVEKGSVTRAWLGISIAPVSEDMAKTLKLPGTTGVLVAETVAGAPAERGGILAGDVIVDIGGVTVKTPSHLQQLVAAAKIGAPLRVHLIREGRRLELSIIPGNADSARPAPRTGRR is encoded by the coding sequence ATGCTGCGTCTGACCATAGCATCCCGCAACGTGTGCGTACTCGGCCTGCTGCTGCTCGCCCTTTCCGCTTGTTCCTCCTCGAAGGATGAGCCGATCCTCTTCAGCTCCAAGCGTCCGGCAGCCGAAGCGGAACCGCCGGTCAAGGAGGTACCGGCCGACATACTGGCCGCCCAGCGAGCCTTCAGCGCCGTGGCGAAAAACGTGATGCCGGTGGTGGTCAACATTTCCACCTTAAGCCGCAAGAAGATGGTACGCCCCTTCTACGACCTGCCCCCCTTCTTTGAAGAGTTCTTCGGCGGCCCCCAGACGCGCCAGGACAGAAGCCTTGGTTCCGGCTTCATCATCAGCCGGGACGGTTACATCGTCACCAACGACCACGTGGTGCGGGACGCGGAACAGATCCGGGTCAAGCTGTCCAACGACAAGGTCTATGACGCCCGCATTGTGGGAGGAGACCCCAAGACCGACATCGCGGTGATCAAAATAGATGCTGCCGATCTCCCCACCGCCGTGCTGGCCGACTCCGACCGGTTGGAAGTGGGGCAGTGGGCTATCGCCATCGGCAACCCCTTCGGCCTCGAACGTTCCATGACCGTGGGGATCATCTCCGCCACCGGCCGTTCCAACGTGGGGATTGAAAGTATCGAGAACTTCATCCAGACCGACGCCTCCATCAACCCCGGCAACTCCGGCGGACCGCTGCTGAACATCCATGGCGAGGTGATCGGCATCAACACCGCCATCGTGGCCGCCGGCCAGGGGATCGGCTTTGCCATTCCCACCAACATGGCCAAGCCGATCGTGGCCCAGCTGGTGGAGAAGGGAAGCGTCACCCGCGCCTGGCTGGGGATCAGCATCGCCCCGGTCAGCGAGGATATGGCCAAGACACTGAAACTGCCAGGCACCACCGGCGTGCTGGTGGCCGAGACCGTTGCCGGCGCCCCGGCCGAGCGGGGTGGTATCCTGGCGGGCGACGTCATCGTCGACATCGGCGGCGTCACCGTGAAAACGCCCTCCCATCTGCAGCAACTGGTGGCGGCGGCAAAGATCGGTGCGCCACTACGGGTTCATCTGATCCGCGAGGGGCGACGCCTCGAACTCAGCATCATACCGGGCAACGCCGATAGCGCTCGCCCCGCGCCGCGGACGGGACGACGCTGA
- a CDS encoding helix-turn-helix domain-containing protein: protein MTDIKAQIKEFRIGEKIRAQRQLRRLTLQELSDLTGLSKPLLSQIENEQVVPPLATLLKISRGLKVDIHFFFEDETNRQKLVVTRGEELRPDLQRQAVNAAVRPYTYHSLAQGMRHKNMEPFLVEVENTTWDDKLFFRHDGEEEFLYVADGAINFHYGSEVYHLKAGDSAYYDSSQPHGLVAVGETKARIVAVLYSKG from the coding sequence GTGACTGATATCAAGGCCCAGATCAAGGAGTTTCGCATCGGCGAGAAGATTCGCGCGCAGCGCCAGCTGCGGCGGCTGACCCTGCAGGAGCTGTCCGACCTGACCGGTCTTTCCAAGCCACTCTTGTCCCAGATCGAAAACGAGCAGGTGGTCCCTCCCCTGGCGACGCTGCTCAAAATATCCCGGGGACTCAAGGTCGATATCCATTTCTTTTTCGAAGACGAGACCAACCGGCAGAAGCTGGTGGTGACCAGGGGCGAGGAGTTGCGTCCCGATCTGCAGCGCCAAGCAGTCAACGCCGCAGTCCGGCCCTATACCTACCACTCGCTGGCCCAGGGGATGCGTCACAAGAACATGGAGCCGTTCCTGGTGGAGGTGGAGAACACCACCTGGGACGACAAGCTCTTCTTCCGACACGACGGCGAGGAGGAGTTTCTCTACGTGGCAGATGGCGCGATCAACTTCCACTACGGCAGCGAAGTGTACCATCTGAAGGCCGGAGACAGTGCGTACTACGATTCCAGTCAGCCCCACGGCCTGGTGGCGGTGGGGGAGACCAAGGCCCGTATCGTGGCGGTGCTTTATTCGAAGGGGTGA